Below is a genomic region from Actinomycetota bacterium.
CAGCCGCAGGTCGACGCCCTCGTGGGGACGGCCCACCGCGCCCAACTTGGCGTCACCGTGCTCACGTGCGTCCGCGGCGTTCCACCCCACGACCTCCCCGCCGAGCTCGGTCTGCCCGTAGCTGTTCAGGACGGTGATGCCGAACTTGTCGCGGAAGCGCCGGGCCTGGAGCGGTGACAGCGGCGCCGTGATGCTCCGCACGATGCGGAGGGGTCGGAGGTCGGTGACGGTGTCGTCGTCGCACAGCATCGTCATCGCCGCGGGAGGCAGCACCACCGAGCGGATCTCGAACCGGCGCACGAGCTCGGCGAGCTCCGTCGTGGAGAACGCTTCCATCAGCACGACCGGCGCACCCACCCGGAACGCGAAGAGCACGTTGTAGATGCCCGCCCACAGCGACAGCGAGACGGGGATGAGGTTGGGTTGCGCGGGCCGGCCGGGGTCGGGGCCGCGCCAGCCCAGCTTCTGGAGCACCCCGTCGATCAGCGCGAGCACGGTGCTGTGCCGGAGCGGCACCGGCTTCGACGGCCCCGTGGTGCCCGACGTGAGCTGCACGAGCGCCACGTCGATGTCGTGCCGGATCGGAGGCCCCTGCTCCTGGCTTCCGTCGCCGGCCGGGCCCGCGGGCTCGACCCCCGTCGTGCGCACCAGCACAGCCGGCCGCACCTCTCCGAGCACGCGCGCGTGCTCTCGAGCCGTGGCGCGCGGGTTGAGCGGCACGTAGACCGCGTGGGCGAGCCAGACCCCGAACAGCGCGGCCAGCGTCGCGGGCCGGTCGGGCAGCACCGCCGCGACCGCTTCACCGGGGCCCACGCCCGCGGCCACGAGCGCGTCGTGCACACCCGTCGCATCCCGCATCAGATCGGCGCGGGTCAGCGTCTCCTCACCCGCCAGGACCATCGGCGCGCCCGGGTCGCCGTCGACCAGCAGGTCGGCGAGGCTCTGCCGAGCGCTCTCGCTCACGGGTGGTACGGGCGCGGCGTGCCGATCGGCTGCCACTCGTGCGTGGCCGCCGTCGTGCCCCGCACCATGCGGGTGATCTCGGGTTCGGCGAGGGGCTCGGCGGCGTCGTCGATCACCACCTCCCACCGGCAGTGGGGCAGCTGGTCACCGCGGCTGCGCGGCGGGCGGTGCACCGGACGACAACGCGCCCTCGGGTTGATCGCGCTCACGGTCGCGTCGAACGTGGGGTCCTCGATGTGGTGGCACATCCCCACCACCTGCCGCTCGCCGAAGGGCTCGACATCCATGAGCGCGCCACAGTGGGCGAGCTCGAAGTAGCCGTGCTTGTCGTCGACCACCTCGTACCGCACGTCCATGTACTGGTGCACGAACCCCGGGTCGAGCTGGAGCGACTTGAAGATGGCGGCCACGTCGTCGCCCTCGATGCCGAACGCCTTGCGGATCCGCTCGGTGTAGATCGGGCTCGCGCCCATCCACTCGGCGATGGCGAGCTCCTCGACGGCCTGCTGGCCGTACTTCATCCCGACCGCGGTGAAGACCGAGCGGTCGAGCAGATGGGCGATGAGAGCGAACTCACGCACCAGCTTCACCAGCGCGTCGCGGGAGAGGTCCTCGTAGCGGAAGTCGGGGTCGAACGGCCCGCTGTAGTCGTCGCGTCCGCCCTCGGGTGGCACCGTCACTTCGGGTGGCTCGGTCATGGTCGCTCCTCTCCGGGCTCCGGCTCGGTCCACTGCGGCTCGCGTCTCTCCGCGAAGGCGCGTGGGCCCTCGTCCTGATCGGGATGGCCCCACATGGCGACCAGGTGCTTCGCCCCGGCGCGACACGCTTCGGTGAGCCCCGTCTCCAGCGCGCCCCACAACGCCTGCTTGGTGAGTCGCATCGCCTCGGGCGAGTTGCGGGCGATCTTCTCGGCGAGCGCCTGTGCCTCCTCGCGGAGGCGTTCCGGAGGGTCGACGACCTGGCTGAGCATGCCGAGCTCATAGGCGCGCGCGGCGGACAGGCGTTCGTGCTTGCCGACGAACGCCATGCGCATCACCGCCTCGACCGGCATCTTGCGGATGAGGCCGATCGCCTCCAGCGCGACGACCTGGCCGATGGACACGTGAGGGTCGAAGAACTGCGCATCCGACGCCGCGATCACGATGTCCGCGTCGGCAATCCAGTGGAACCCGCCGCCCGCGCAGATCCCGTTCACCGCGGTGATGACCGGCTTCCACACCTTCTGGTGCCACGCGGTGAAATGCAGGTCGAAATGCTCGAGCGACTCACGGTAACGCTGCATGCCCACGCCGTCGGACGCGATCTCCGTCACGTCGACGCCGGTCTGGAAGGCGCGTCCCTCGCCCGTGTGGACGATCACGCGCACCTGGGGGTCGCGGTCGAGCTCGAGCCACGCGTCGGCGAACTCGTCGCGCATCTTGGCGTTCATGGCGTTGAGCTGGTCGGGCCGGTTGTTGATCAGCCAACCCACGCGACCGCGGCGTTCGACCTTCAGGTGCTCGTAGACGGGGCTCACGTCGTCTCCAGGGCAAGCCAGAGGAGCTGCTTGGTACGTCGGAGCGCCTCCGGGGGGTTACGGGCGATCGT
It encodes:
- a CDS encoding long-chain fatty acid--CoA ligase — protein: MVLAGEETLTRADLMRDATGVHDALVAAGVGPGEAVAAVLPDRPATLAALFGVWLAHAVYVPLNPRATAREHARVLGEVRPAVLVRTTGVEPAGPAGDGSQEQGPPIRHDIDVALVQLTSGTTGPSKPVPLRHSTVLALIDGVLQKLGWRGPDPGRPAQPNLIPVSLSLWAGIYNVLFAFRVGAPVVLMEAFSTTELAELVRRFEIRSVVLPPAAMTMLCDDDTVTDLRPLRIVRSITAPLSPLQARRFRDKFGITVLNSYGQTELGGEVVGWNAADAREHGDAKLGAVGRPHEGVDLRLDDTGELWVHTAAMGDGEYQRTGDIATVDDDGFVWIEGRVSDMVNRGGLKVFPAEIEEVLRLHPDVQDVAVTGVPDARLGEVPWAFVVTRGAGMDARALEEHCRAHLAPYKVPVRFEAVDALPRNEVGKVVHRDLKPEELRS
- a CDS encoding enoyl-CoA hydratase/isomerase family protein; this encodes MKVERRGRVGWLINNRPDQLNAMNAKMRDEFADAWLELDRDPQVRVIVHTGEGRAFQTGVDVTEIASDGVGMQRYRESLEHFDLHFTAWHQKVWKPVITAVNGICAGGGFHWIADADIVIAASDAQFFDPHVSIGQVVALEAIGLIRKMPVEAVMRMAFVGKHERLSAARAYELGMLSQVVDPPERLREEAQALAEKIARNSPEAMRLTKQALWGALETGLTEACRAGAKHLVAMWGHPDQDEGPRAFAERREPQWTEPEPGEERP